A stretch of Sinimarinibacterium sp. NLF-5-8 DNA encodes these proteins:
- a CDS encoding PleD family two-component system response regulator, with amino-acid sequence MVIDDSQTIRRTAETLLAREGYQVVTAQDGFEALAKIAEQSPDLIFIDIMMPRLDGYQACALIKGNPRFAKTPVIMLSSKDGLFDRARGRIVGSDEYLTKPFTKDELLGAVRAHTRK; translated from the coding sequence ATGGTCATTGACGACAGTCAGACCATTCGCCGTACCGCCGAGACATTGCTGGCGCGCGAAGGCTATCAGGTCGTCACGGCACAGGATGGCTTTGAAGCACTGGCCAAGATCGCCGAGCAATCCCCTGATCTGATTTTCATCGACATCATGATGCCGCGGCTGGATGGCTATCAGGCCTGCGCGCTGATCAAGGGCAATCCACGCTTTGCCAAAACGCCGGTGATCATGCTGTCGTCCAAGGATGGTTTGTTTGATCGCGCGCGCGGCCGCATCGTCGGCTCCGATGAGTATCTGACCAAGCCGTTCACCAAAGATGAGCTGCTTGGCGCCGTTCGCGCGCACACACGCAAGTAA
- a CDS encoding chemotaxis protein CheW, producing MTASLRSLHDRPFDLLRALERRLEAAHSDAAGSANTSWVGLGLRLAQTWLVVPRDEVREVIPPPPVTRVPTAQPWLRGVANVRGELCAIVDPALMLGLPEAPPQRLQRVLLLNSPHWPVGFLVDEVAGHRSFAPHDQRPQLAAQADPFTPWLLGAFVREGQPWLAFSLQRLVRDGAFRSAAL from the coding sequence ATGACGGCATCACTCAGATCACTGCATGATCGACCCTTTGATCTGCTGCGGGCGCTGGAGCGTCGGCTCGAAGCTGCGCACAGCGATGCTGCCGGCAGCGCGAATACGTCCTGGGTCGGTCTGGGACTGCGGCTTGCACAGACCTGGCTGGTGGTGCCGCGCGATGAAGTGCGTGAAGTGATTCCACCACCGCCGGTGACCCGTGTACCCACTGCGCAGCCGTGGCTGCGGGGGGTTGCCAATGTTCGGGGTGAGCTTTGCGCCATCGTCGATCCGGCGTTGATGCTGGGGCTGCCCGAAGCGCCGCCCCAGCGGCTCCAGCGCGTATTGCTGCTCAATTCACCTCACTGGCCGGTTGGCTTTCTGGTTGACGAGGTCGCAGGACATCGTTCTTTTGCACCGCATGATCAGCGTCCGCAACTGGCGGCGCAGGCCGATCCGTTTACGCCGTGGCTGCTCGGCGCATTCGTTCGTGAAGGGCAGCCGTGGCTGGCGTTTTCGCTGCAACGGCTGGTGCGTGATGGCGCTTTCCGGTCGGCGGCACTATGA